CTTAATAAACTCATGTGCTTTATACCTTAAAGCATCATATAATTCATCATTCGCCAAAAGCTTTTCAATATATTCAGCGAATTCTTTGGCATCGTCTGTTACCAGACAGCCATTATCATTTTTCTGTGAAAGACCATCCACTCCGCGGGTATTGGTCACAACAGGTAAATTATTGCTCAAAGATTCCAGCACTTTAATTTTAACGCCTGTTCCACTCAGCATTGGACAAATTGTTATTCTTGCATTCTCATAAAATTCCTGCAAGTCATCAACCATTCCATAGATAACTACATTAGGGTATTCTTTCTTAATTTCCTTTCCTACTTTTCCAATAATATGAATTTTAATATTGTCTTTTAAATAGTGCAAAACATTTTCTAAAAACCAATGAATGCTATTAACATTATGTGGATTGTTACTCGCTACATACACAACGTCATATTTGTAATCGTGCTTTAAAGGAGTAAGTGGTTTTTGAGGAAAAGGAATTGGTAAATATTCTACCTTTTTATTGGTAAATTGTCCGAATATATATTCTTCTTCTTTAGAATAGGTCCAGATCTCATCATACTTCTTTAAAATATTAATTTCATACTGAAATAATTTCCCAATTTTATTACATTTATTACTATTTTGAGCAGTAATAAAGTCATGGGTATCAATAATAAAGTTTGATTCGGGCTGTACATTACTGATAATCTCTCCCCAAGTGGCATAGCTGATGATTATATTATCATAATGACGGGGATTAACAATTTCTGCGAATTCTTTCCTCAAAATCCAACTTGTCAAATCAATTGGATTTTTCTTGAAAAAATAAGGTAATTTGTAAAGGAAAAAATATTTAAAAAATTCGTGTTTATACTTTTTATCTAAAAGGATTAATTCAACATTAGGGTATTTTTCAGAAAAAATTTTCACTTCTTCTTTTTTCCACATCCCCCAGTCTCTTAATGATACAAATGTTACTGCAACACTCTCAAAATTATTAAAATAAGAAAGCATCTGATTGAGTCTAGTCGTATTTCCTGCTTTTCCGGATATTGGATTATCAGGCATAAAATACAAAAGTTTCTTTTTCAATATCTTCTTAATTTTCTATTGCAATATCTCATTATAAATATTAATATGCTCTTCCACTGCTTTTTCCCAGGAAAACTCTTTAGCCCTCAAAATAGCTTTCCGGGCATACTCTACCCTGTATTCATCATTGTTGTATAATGTCCAGATCACTTCCGATAAAGCATCTTCATCTTTTGGATCAAGTAGTATGCCAGCTTCTCCTACCACTTCAGGAAGAGAAGAAGTATTGGAGGTAACTGTTGCTACACCACACTGCATTGCTTCAAGCGGAGGAAGCCCAAATCCTTCGTAAAGCGACATATAATAAAAGGAATTAGCCTGGCTGTATACCGCGGCCAAATCTTCATCAGGAATTCTTCCTGTAATGATAATTCGTTCTTTTAGTTCTTTGGCATTTTCATATTCTTCAAAGATTTTATCATACTGCCAGCCTTTCGAACCTACTAATACCAGACACAAGTCTTTGACATCATACTTGGTAATCATCTTAACAAATGATCTGATTAAATGATCTATATTCTTACGCGGTTCTAATGTACTTAAACTTAATATATATTTTTCAGGAAGATTATATTTTTCCTTTATTAAAGTATTATTTTCTTTATCTAGAGATGGATAAAATATATCCGGAGAAGCAGCAAGCCTACTCACAAAAACTTTTTTAGGGTCTAAATAGGGAGCAAACTCCAGTAAATCTTTTCTTGTATTTTCAGAAACGCATATGGCATAATTATTTCTTCCGATACTCTCAATCGTATTTTTCAAAAGCTGTGTGTTGTCATTATACTCAGGAAATAAAATCGGAATCAAATCATGAATTGTAACAATTTTTCTAAGGTGAGGAAATTCTTCTAAGCTCTTATGAATAGGATAATATAAAGAATGATAAATCTGAGCTTCGTGAATGTCTTGATTATAACTTATTTTATAATCAAATATTCCTAATTTATTGTATAATTTTCTGAAAGGTTTTTCTTTTCTAAAGGGTATAAACTTAATTCTTTCACAATTATTGGCTTTCTTAAGCACCAGCTGATGATCAGAAAGAAAACGATCAATTTTAGAGTGAGTTTCTTTATGATTATTAAAGTTAAAATTGGAATAAAAAAGTTCTATTTCTTTCTGGGAAACAAAGCGCCTAAACAATTCATAAGCCACTCTGAATATTCCGGTTTGATTAATCTTATAGGCATTCCCAATAACTTCAACGTCAAAAATAAGTTTTATCTTCATGAAATATTATATATTTCTCTAGTGTTATAATTATAAAGTATCATAAAAAGCATTTTGCTTTTTTTGTCTTTCCATTTCTTTGATATGAACCAGACAATAATCATCATTTTCGGTTGGCAGTTCTTTCTTTCTGGTATAGTTAATCAATACTTCATGAATTTTATTCTGCCAACAGATATTTTTATTTAGTTTAAACAGTCTGGTTTGAAAGTCCGGAAAGTTAATATAATTATTCTTATCTTTTTTCCAGTTCCATTTTTCAAGATATTCATTGGTAATACCATTGACAATATTTACCCTTGGAATAAGAAAACAATCCGCCTTTCTGTTTCTAAATAAAAACCATTTGAGATCTTTAATCAGTTTTTCTTTCGGGTATTCATCAGCGTCTATCTGAAAAAGATACCGGGACTTTGCATTTTTAATAAGCGTATTTTTAAAGGTTGCAAAATCACCATTTAGCTTAGCTTCTATAACATTTACTTTGGAGCGATAAGCTTCCAGCAGCTCCCCGACTTTCTGATCTGGATTAGTTACATCCCGTAAGATAAGAATCTCGTCATTTTTATCAATTAGTGGAAACAGCACATCTAAAAGCAGCTTTAGCTCTTGGTATTCATTACAAACTGTAATTCCGTAAGTAATCGTTATCGGTTTAAAAAAATCAAACATTTTTTCTGATTATAAGTTGTTGTTCATAAGACTTATGCTGCTTTAACTCTACCCTAAGATTATTAATTTTAAAACAATTTGGTTTTCCAAAAAACTTCTGAAAAATATTCTTTTCCGAATTCTTTTTGTCTTCAATACAATCTGCAAGATTCCTGAAGGTAGATCGGTTTTTATCAGAAAGTTTTTTAGCATCGAATTTTATGATAATATCATCAGTAACTGGAGTGTTTTTACCTTTAAATTTGCCATTTAAATTAAATTTGGTATTATTTTGTTCATTTTCTATATACTTCGAAGCGTTATAGTCCGAATAAATATGATCAACAAATATCTCCAGTTCTCTGACTGTTTCATCAGTAGGGTTATCCAAAATCAAACCATACTGCAGTTTCTTTTTAGTTTTAGACTGATTAGTAAATCCCCATTTCCGTATAAAATTACGTAAAGAGTTTTCTTCGATCTTTTTGGTTTTGTTCTGAAATTCCTCAGAAAACCGAGAGGTCTTACTTACAAAATGATAAACAATAGCATCTGGACATACAAAGGTTTTTTCTCCTGACATCTTCAGCCTCAGAATTAAATCATCATCTTCACAAAACATGGGTTTAAAAAGAGGATCTAGTCCATTTATTTTTACCAGAACATCTTTTTTTGCTGCCAGAAAGAAGCTTACATCATTAGTATATTCTCCTTTTTGTTTTATCCTATTATTTTCAAATTGAAAAAAACGATCAAACTGAAAGGTTTCAAAGTCGCTTCCAAAATCCTTAATTTCTTTCCACAGCCTTTTATCTGAAGCAAAAACAGGCGGTTCAATTACTTTGTAATATACCACTTTATTTTTTGATAAAGCTTTCTCAAGCGAGGACAAAAAATCTCGGCCAATAACCATATCATTATGTAAAAAACAAATATAATCTTTGGTAGAAATTTCTATTGCTTTGTTATAAGTATCTGAAAGTGTTTTTTCTTCTTCACTAAAAAAACAGACAAGATTTTCATCTTGTAAAGAATCAAGCCATATGTGAGTTCCGTCTGAACTTCCATAGCTTACAAGAACAATTTCAGTATCAGGATAATTTTCTCTTATTGAATAATAACAACTCTTTGAATATTCAAGATTATTTTTCAGTCCGATTAAAAGCGAAATATTATTATTCATCCATTTTTTTTTAATGTGTAGATAGATTCATCTGCCAATATAAAATATTTCCTCAATATCTATTCCTAATTTCCAGTATATTATTATCTGTCTTAACGGGTACAAATTTAGAAATTAAGTTCAAAAAAGCCAACATCTGGTTATAAATCATTTTTAAGATCCTCATTTACCTGAAAAAAGCAGGACTTTTTAATACCTCCCCATTACAAAAGTTTCTCACCAATATTTAAACACTATTCTCATAATTTCACCTGTTTAAAAAATAATAATCAGAATTAAAAAGATAATACCCAATCACAAATCGTCACTTAACCGCATAATTTTAAGTAAATTTGCACCAAAATTTTAATTGAAATGGAGAAAGTAAGAGTACGTTTTGCTCCAAGTCCTACCGGACCTTTACATTTGGGAGGCGTAAGAACCGCATTATATGATTATCTTTTTGCGAAAAATCAAGGCGGAGAATTTGTATTAAGAATTGAAGATACAGATACTGCAAGATATGTGGAAGGAGCTGAAGAATATATTGAAGAAGCATTGGAATGGTGCGGAATCATCCCTGATGAAAGTCCTAAAAAAGGAGGGAAATTTGCTCCTTACAGACAATCTGAAAGAAGAGACATCTATGACAGATATGTAGAGCAGATCCTGAAAACAGATTATGCTTACCTGGCATTTGATACGCCTGAAGAGCTGGATGCTATGCGTGCAGAGTTTGAAGCTAAAGGTGATGTTTTCTCATATGATAATAAAACCAGAAACAGACTCAGAAACAGCCTTGCTCTTTCTGAGGAAGAAGTTCAGAAGTTACTGGATGAAAAAACACCCTATGTTATACGTTTCAAAATGCCTGTAGACAGAGTATTGAACCTTGAAGATATTATCCGCGGTAAATTCTCTGTCAATACAAATACATTAGATGATAAGGTTTTGGTAAAAAATGACGGAATGCCGACTTATCATTTTGCCAACATCGTTGATGACCACGAAATGGAAATATCTCACGTTATCCGTGGTGAAGAATGGCTTCCATCTTTAGGTTTACACACTTTATTATATGAAGCAATGAAGTGGGAAGCACCACAATTTGCACACCTTTCTTTAATTTTAAAACCTGAAGGAAAAGGAAAATTGAGCAAAAGAGACGGTGATAAGTTCGGGTTCCCAGTATTCCCTCTTGATTTTAAAGATCCTGTGACAGGAATCATTTCTAAAGGATATAGAGAAAACGGATATCTTCCTGATGCTTTTATCAATATGGTTGCCCTATTAGGATGGTCTCCTGCTGATGATAAAGAAATTCTTCCTTTAGAAGAGATGATCAAAGAATTTGATCTTCATAAAGTACACAAGGCAGGAGCAAGATTCAGTAAAGAGAAATCTGAATGGTTTAACCATCAATATATTCAGTTGAAATCTGATGAGGAAATTCTTCAGATCATGAGAAATACCGATGTTGATCTTTCCAATGCTTCAGACGAAAAGCTTTTAAAGGTAATTCACCTGATGAAAGAAAGAGCAACTTTCCCAAAAGATATCTATGAAAACGGAAAATTTTTCTTTGAAGCGCCAATTTCTTATGATGAAAAAGCATCAAAAAAAGCTTGGAATAATGAAACCTCCGCTATCTTGGGTGAGCTAGCTTCAATTTTTGAGTCTACAGACTTCGCTGCTGAGACATTGAAGCAGGCTATGCATGATTTTGCTGAAAAGAAAGGTTTAGGAATGGGGAAAGTAATGATGCCTCTGCGATTATCTTTAGTAGGAGAACTAAAGGGACCAGACGTTCCGGATATCATGGAAACCATTGGTAAAGAGGAAACTACCTCCAGAATAAACAATGCAATAAATAATTTTAAATAAAATTACCATATTTTTCATACATTTGAAAGATTTAATTTACTTCAAGAAATGGAATATTTAAGTTTCGAACTTCCTATCAAAGAATTGATGGATCAATACCAGACGTGTTCTTTAGTAGGAGAGGAAAGTGGTGTTGATGTAAAATTAGCATGCAGCCAGATTGAGGACAAGATTTTAGAAAAGAAAAAAGAAATCTATGGAAATCTTACACCTTGGCAAAGAGTACAACTGTCCCGCCATCCGGATCGTCCTTATACACTGGACTACATTAAAGGAATGGCAGACAAGGGCAGTTTCTTAGAACTTCACGGAGACAGAAATTTCGCTGATGATCCGGCAATGATTGGAGGATTGATTACCCTTGATGGTCAGAAAGTAATGATCATAGGTACTCAAAAAGGAAGAACAACTAAAGAGAGACAGTACAGAAGATTTGGAATGCCAAATCCTGAAGGATACAGAAAAGCGTTACGACTAATGAAGCTTGCTGAAAAATTCAATATCCCTGTAGTAACTTTAGTAGATACCCCGGGGGCTTATCCAGGATTGGAAGCTGAAGAGAGAGGACAGGGAGAAGCTATTGCAAGAAACATTTTTGAAATGGTTCAGCTAAAAACTCCGATCTTCACTTATATCATTGGAGAAGGAGCCAGTGGTGGAGCATTAGGAATAGGGGTAGGAAATAAAGTATATATGTTGGAAAATACATGGTATACGGTAATCGCACCAGAAAGCTGCTCTTCTATCTTATGGAGAAACTGGGATCACAAGGAGGATGCAGCCAATGCACTTAACCTTACTCCACAGGATGCTTTAAGAGAAAAGTTTATCGACGGAATCATAGAAGAACCACTTGGAGGTGCTCAGTATGATCAGGAGACAACTTACTTAAACCTGAAAAATTCTATTTTACAAAATATCAAAGCTTTCTCCAAATTTACAGGACATG
This genomic window from Chryseobacterium sp. MEBOG06 contains:
- a CDS encoding glycosyltransferase; amino-acid sequence: MKKKLLYFMPDNPISGKAGNTTRLNQMLSYFNNFESVAVTFVSLRDWGMWKKEEVKIFSEKYPNVELILLDKKYKHEFFKYFFLYKLPYFFKKNPIDLTSWILRKEFAEIVNPRHYDNIIISYATWGEIISNVQPESNFIIDTHDFITAQNSNKCNKIGKLFQYEINILKKYDEIWTYSKEEEYIFGQFTNKKVEYLPIPFPQKPLTPLKHDYKYDVVYVASNNPHNVNSIHWFLENVLHYLKDNIKIHIIGKVGKEIKKEYPNVVIYGMVDDLQEFYENARITICPMLSGTGVKIKVLESLSNNLPVVTNTRGVDGLSQKNDNGCLVTDDAKEFAEYIEKLLANDELYDALRYKAHEFIKNNHSLEKEIVFFKNKFS
- a CDS encoding glycosyltransferase family 4 protein, producing the protein MKIKLIFDVEVIGNAYKINQTGIFRVAYELFRRFVSQKEIELFYSNFNFNNHKETHSKIDRFLSDHQLVLKKANNCERIKFIPFRKEKPFRKLYNKLGIFDYKISYNQDIHEAQIYHSLYYPIHKSLEEFPHLRKIVTIHDLIPILFPEYNDNTQLLKNTIESIGRNNYAICVSENTRKDLLEFAPYLDPKKVFVSRLAASPDIFYPSLDKENNTLIKEKYNLPEKYILSLSTLEPRKNIDHLIRSFVKMITKYDVKDLCLVLVGSKGWQYDKIFEEYENAKELKERIIITGRIPDEDLAAVYSQANSFYYMSLYEGFGLPPLEAMQCGVATVTSNTSSLPEVVGEAGILLDPKDEDALSEVIWTLYNNDEYRVEYARKAILRAKEFSWEKAVEEHINIYNEILQ
- a CDS encoding glycosyltransferase, producing the protein MFDFFKPITITYGITVCNEYQELKLLLDVLFPLIDKNDEILILRDVTNPDQKVGELLEAYRSKVNVIEAKLNGDFATFKNTLIKNAKSRYLFQIDADEYPKEKLIKDLKWFLFRNRKADCFLIPRVNIVNGITNEYLEKWNWKKDKNNYINFPDFQTRLFKLNKNICWQNKIHEVLINYTRKKELPTENDDYCLVHIKEMERQKKQNAFYDTL
- a CDS encoding glycosyltransferase family 2 protein, giving the protein MNNNISLLIGLKNNLEYSKSCYYSIRENYPDTEIVLVSYGSSDGTHIWLDSLQDENLVCFFSEEEKTLSDTYNKAIEISTKDYICFLHNDMVIGRDFLSSLEKALSKNKVVYYKVIEPPVFASDKRLWKEIKDFGSDFETFQFDRFFQFENNRIKQKGEYTNDVSFFLAAKKDVLVKINGLDPLFKPMFCEDDDLILRLKMSGEKTFVCPDAIVYHFVSKTSRFSEEFQNKTKKIEENSLRNFIRKWGFTNQSKTKKKLQYGLILDNPTDETVRELEIFVDHIYSDYNASKYIENEQNNTKFNLNGKFKGKNTPVTDDIIIKFDAKKLSDKNRSTFRNLADCIEDKKNSEKNIFQKFFGKPNCFKINNLRVELKQHKSYEQQLIIRKNV
- the gltX gene encoding glutamate--tRNA ligase translates to MEKVRVRFAPSPTGPLHLGGVRTALYDYLFAKNQGGEFVLRIEDTDTARYVEGAEEYIEEALEWCGIIPDESPKKGGKFAPYRQSERRDIYDRYVEQILKTDYAYLAFDTPEELDAMRAEFEAKGDVFSYDNKTRNRLRNSLALSEEEVQKLLDEKTPYVIRFKMPVDRVLNLEDIIRGKFSVNTNTLDDKVLVKNDGMPTYHFANIVDDHEMEISHVIRGEEWLPSLGLHTLLYEAMKWEAPQFAHLSLILKPEGKGKLSKRDGDKFGFPVFPLDFKDPVTGIISKGYRENGYLPDAFINMVALLGWSPADDKEILPLEEMIKEFDLHKVHKAGARFSKEKSEWFNHQYIQLKSDEEILQIMRNTDVDLSNASDEKLLKVIHLMKERATFPKDIYENGKFFFEAPISYDEKASKKAWNNETSAILGELASIFESTDFAAETLKQAMHDFAEKKGLGMGKVMMPLRLSLVGELKGPDVPDIMETIGKEETTSRINNAINNFK
- a CDS encoding acetyl-CoA carboxylase carboxyltransferase subunit alpha, encoding MEYLSFELPIKELMDQYQTCSLVGEESGVDVKLACSQIEDKILEKKKEIYGNLTPWQRVQLSRHPDRPYTLDYIKGMADKGSFLELHGDRNFADDPAMIGGLITLDGQKVMIIGTQKGRTTKERQYRRFGMPNPEGYRKALRLMKLAEKFNIPVVTLVDTPGAYPGLEAEERGQGEAIARNIFEMVQLKTPIFTYIIGEGASGGALGIGVGNKVYMLENTWYTVIAPESCSSILWRNWDHKEDAANALNLTPQDALREKFIDGIIEEPLGGAQYDQETTYLNLKNSILQNIKAFSKFTGHELETQRQDKFIAMGQYK